In one window of Brenneria goodwinii DNA:
- a CDS encoding S-type pyocin domain-containing protein, producing MSRQLAKLGDKTTSGGQIISATSGFSDNGISLVMTGDMALCPKCKGAFQIMGTAIHWSSIGKTHVATGDRVLCRCPNNQVIANTSYWVEDLPKDPFGTQAKLAASPPAPAVQPAPVKPVPPPVFAKSCLRGAGCNDAGTTEEPQENFATMSFYQSLPFSPSTSSTPSPTADSETVQYAQTAKKKQPATGKAEAAAPEKKKSLFDKVTGFFFGEAEAMPLPPPPVVMGGSAQAGMAASAGGAMGKANQDAAQALTHRMKHLSGPKVWQGRIAMNLPFVVMGVVLQSMLKGEKSDLLTADNLLAVAGRKGTVPTRVRYRWEDDLETGRLKAVGYHTGPDSGRDRVKVRLLEKNLSGGYEFWEDGELSKPLITWTPADAPGSSDAEGWHTGNDSAPVGTVTVTVPGLEYPDTHDVRVTTTPAPEEKDFRDYILVFPGNVHPPIYVYLSKPPVEFLEVKPYRDFNGRTRQRLYHVDHMPSRQAVVLYLKREFPDIHPDKIKAMVDQVAAIAVPEKVHRQDSATYGGRNRSQMGPDSHNLRAAIDKDFDQIKPVLMQDYGATEAALEAARKEMHRINTELGLYK from the coding sequence ATGTCAAGACAACTAGCGAAGTTGGGCGATAAAACGACCAGCGGCGGGCAGATAATCAGCGCCACATCCGGTTTCAGTGATAACGGGATCTCGTTGGTCATGACCGGTGATATGGCGCTGTGTCCGAAATGTAAAGGCGCTTTCCAGATAATGGGAACAGCCATCCACTGGAGTTCGATAGGGAAAACCCATGTGGCAACCGGTGACCGGGTGCTGTGCCGCTGCCCCAATAATCAGGTTATTGCCAATACGAGCTACTGGGTGGAAGACCTGCCGAAAGATCCGTTCGGCACACAGGCGAAGCTGGCCGCTTCTCCTCCTGCCCCGGCTGTTCAGCCCGCGCCGGTAAAACCGGTTCCTCCGCCGGTGTTTGCGAAATCTTGTCTGCGTGGCGCCGGATGCAACGATGCCGGAACGACCGAAGAACCGCAGGAAAACTTTGCGACGATGAGTTTTTATCAGTCGCTGCCTTTTTCCCCTTCCACATCCTCCACGCCATCACCGACAGCAGACAGTGAAACAGTGCAGTATGCACAGACGGCGAAGAAGAAACAGCCAGCGACCGGGAAGGCGGAAGCCGCAGCGCCTGAGAAGAAAAAATCCCTGTTCGATAAGGTGACAGGCTTCTTCTTCGGCGAGGCCGAAGCGATGCCCCTGCCGCCCCCGCCGGTGGTGATGGGCGGTAGCGCGCAAGCCGGGATGGCAGCCTCTGCCGGAGGCGCGATGGGCAAAGCGAATCAGGATGCGGCACAGGCGCTGACGCACCGGATGAAGCACCTTTCCGGGCCGAAGGTGTGGCAGGGGCGCATTGCGATGAACCTGCCGTTCGTGGTGATGGGGGTAGTGCTACAGTCGATGCTGAAGGGCGAGAAAAGCGATCTGCTGACGGCGGATAATCTGCTGGCCGTAGCCGGTCGTAAGGGAACGGTGCCGACGCGGGTTCGCTACCGCTGGGAGGACGACCTGGAAACGGGGCGGCTGAAAGCCGTGGGGTATCACACTGGGCCGGACAGCGGGCGCGATCGGGTGAAAGTGCGGCTGCTGGAGAAAAACCTCAGTGGCGGCTATGAGTTCTGGGAAGACGGAGAACTGAGCAAACCGCTGATCACCTGGACACCGGCGGATGCGCCGGGCAGCAGCGATGCCGAAGGCTGGCATACCGGGAATGATTCGGCCCCGGTTGGCACGGTGACGGTGACGGTACCGGGGCTGGAATATCCGGATACGCACGATGTGAGGGTAACAACAACGCCCGCGCCGGAGGAGAAGGACTTCCGGGACTACATTCTGGTGTTTCCGGGAAACGTGCATCCTCCGATCTACGTGTACCTGAGCAAGCCGCCGGTGGAATTCCTGGAGGTGAAGCCGTATCGTGATTTTAACGGACGCACACGACAGAGGCTTTATCATGTGGATCATATGCCGTCACGGCAGGCCGTGGTTTTGTATCTGAAACGAGAGTTTCCAGATATTCATCCTGACAAAATTAAGGCTATGGTGGATCAGGTAGCAGCTATTGCTGTTCCAGAGAAGGTTCATCGTCAGGATAGCGCGACCTATGGCGGACGGAATCGCTCACAGATGGGGCCAGACTCGCACAATCTGCGAGCGGCCATCGACAAGGACTTTGACCAAATCAAACCGGTGCTGATGCAGGATTATGGTGCGACAGAGGCCGCGCTGGAAGCAGCAAGAAAAGAGATGCACAGGATTAATACTGAACTGGGGTTATACAAATGA
- a CDS encoding NADPH-dependent F420 reductase — MNIGIIGAGFIGRGVAELAIKAGHKVMLSNSRGPETIFSTLRTLKCEGGTVEQAAAFGDLVLVAIPFNQLKTLPADALQGKVVMDANNYYPDRDGRYPQLDNHETTTSEMLALMLPGAKVVKAFNAIYAKDLLNDARTAGAADRRALPIAGDDAQAKRQVAEFLHQIGFDSVDAGALAQGWRFERDTPCYCVPLNKTQLVAKLAQA; from the coding sequence ATGAACATTGGAATAATTGGCGCAGGGTTTATTGGCCGCGGCGTGGCCGAACTGGCGATAAAAGCGGGGCATAAGGTGATGCTGAGCAACTCTCGCGGCCCGGAAACGATTTTCAGCACGTTGCGTACGTTGAAATGCGAAGGCGGCACGGTAGAGCAGGCTGCCGCATTTGGCGATCTGGTGCTGGTGGCGATCCCGTTTAACCAGTTGAAGACGTTGCCTGCCGATGCCCTGCAGGGAAAAGTGGTAATGGACGCCAACAATTACTACCCGGATCGGGACGGACGCTATCCGCAGCTCGACAACCATGAAACCACCACCAGCGAAATGTTGGCGCTAATGCTGCCGGGGGCGAAAGTGGTGAAAGCGTTTAATGCCATCTATGCCAAAGATCTGCTGAACGACGCCAGAACCGCGGGAGCAGCCGATCGCCGCGCGCTGCCGATTGCCGGCGATGACGCGCAGGCGAAGCGGCAGGTCGCCGAATTTTTGCATCAGATCGGTTTTGATAGCGTGGATGCCGGCGCGCTCGCGCAAGGCTGGCGTTTTGAACGCGATACGCCCTGCTATTGCGTGCCGTTGAATAAAACGCAACTGGTGGCGAAACTGGCGCAGGCGTGA
- a CDS encoding LysR family transcriptional regulator has product MDRLTSMAVFIKAVDCGSFAAAGNALNLSPQMVGKHVLTLETQVGSTLLHRTTRRQSLTEAGRLYYQSCKRVLQEAEDADRLMASIHAEPAGLLRVNAPVTFGACSLMPAVTRYMRQYPQVQVELTLSDQFVDLLEDGYEAVLRIGRLDDSSLIARELMPYRCVACASPAYLAERGMPLKPADLLEHECLGFTYWANKPTGNWVFAKEGKTEHVHINSRLQINDSKAMLSAALEGFGIVLGAEVLLNEALARGDLVRILPDYETPSRPMHLLFHGERHLSSRLRTFVDFIMREFSPHPQA; this is encoded by the coding sequence ATGGACAGACTCACCAGCATGGCGGTTTTTATTAAGGCCGTCGACTGCGGTTCGTTTGCCGCGGCGGGCAACGCGCTTAATCTTTCGCCGCAGATGGTGGGTAAGCATGTATTGACGCTGGAAACGCAGGTCGGCAGCACGTTGCTGCACCGCACCACCCGCCGCCAGAGTCTGACCGAGGCCGGGCGCCTGTACTATCAGAGCTGTAAACGGGTTTTACAAGAAGCGGAAGACGCCGATCGGCTGATGGCGTCAATTCATGCCGAACCCGCCGGGCTGTTGCGGGTCAATGCGCCCGTCACTTTCGGCGCCTGTAGCCTGATGCCCGCCGTCACCCGCTATATGCGGCAATATCCGCAGGTTCAGGTGGAGCTGACGCTCTCGGATCAGTTTGTCGATTTATTGGAGGATGGCTATGAAGCCGTGCTGCGGATCGGTCGGCTTGATGATTCCTCGCTGATTGCGCGCGAGTTGATGCCTTACCGCTGCGTGGCCTGCGCCTCACCCGCCTATCTTGCCGAACGGGGCATGCCGCTCAAGCCGGCGGATCTGCTGGAGCATGAGTGTCTGGGATTTACCTACTGGGCGAATAAGCCAACCGGAAACTGGGTCTTCGCCAAAGAGGGCAAAACCGAGCATGTGCATATCAATAGCCGCCTGCAAATCAACGATAGCAAAGCGATGCTCAGCGCCGCGCTGGAAGGCTTCGGCATTGTATTGGGCGCGGAAGTCTTGCTGAACGAGGCGCTGGCGCGCGGGGATTTGGTGCGTATCTTGCCGGACTATGAAACGCCTTCACGTCCGATGCATCTGCTGTTTCACGGCGAACGCCATCTGTCGTCGCGCCTGCGCACCTTTGTCGATTTCATCATGCGGGAATTTAGTCCTCACCCGCAGGCATAG